The genomic DNA GACGCCGCTCCGGGTTGCGGCAGGGGCCATCGACGAGATTGCCCATGGCAGGATCCCCCCTTTCATCATTGATGATTACAAGGGAGAGTATGACAGTATAAAACGAAACTTGAATACCCTGCTGGCAACCCTGTACGGGCTGCACAGTGAAACCCGGAACCTGATCGTCAGTATCGAAGAGGGCAAGCTGATGACACGGGGCAATAACTGGGATTTCGAAGGGATCTGGAATGATCTGATCGGAGGAGTCAATGGCACCCTGGATGCGGTCACCCATCCGGTAAGTGAGGCGAGCGACGTGCTTGGCCGGCTTGCCGGTTATGACCTGAGTGCGCGGATGAGGGGCCACTACCACGGCGACCATGCCGTCATAAAGAAGGCAATGAACACAACTGCCGAAGCCCTCCATTCAGCAATTTCGCAAGTTTCCGAGACAGTTGAACTTGTTTCCGACGTCGGCAATCGGATTACCAAGAGCAGCCAGTCAGTTTCCAGCGGCGCCGCCGAGCAGGAACGCCAACTCTCCGAAACATCGCAGAACCTGGTTCATATGGCTGCGGCTTCCACAAACAGTGCACGCAATACCGATGTTGCCCGTCAGACCGCTCAATCGGCAGCGGACTCGGTTACCACGGCAAAAGAATCTATGGAACGGATGCTGGAGGCCATGGCCGACATCCGCTCGTCTGCCGACAATACCGCCGTGATCGTCCAGGAGATAGAAGCCATAGCAAAGGAGACCGACACGCTTTCCACCAGCGCGGCGGACAAGGCGGTTCGGGTGCGCTCCTCTGCCGGAGGCTTTGGCGTGGTCGCCAACGAGATCCGCAACCTTTCCATGAGATGCGAAACCGCAGCCGCAAAGATGGAGGATTTTCGCAAAAACATCCGGCTTGATGCCTCATTGGACCCCAGTGAAACCGGGCGGTTTATGGATGAATTCCAGTACCTGATAGACGACCTCGACAACATTGCCATGCTTTCCAATCTGCTGGGGGTCAACGCTGCCATCGAGGCAGCCCATGTAGAGGGGGCAGGCAACGATTTCGAGGTCCTCACTGATGAAATCCGCCAACTTGCCAGACGGTCAACCGATGCGGCAAAGCGGACCGACAACCTGATCCAGAACTCGGTGGTGCTGTCACGCAAAGGTGAAGCGCTATCAAGGGAGATCGATGGCCATCTTGCCGGTGCGGTTGAAGGGGCATATACGATTGGGTCTCTTACCGAGGAGATGTCACTTGCCAGCCAGGATCAGGCGAGCGGCATCGAGCAGATCAACCGGGCGGTGGCACAGATTAACGAGGTAACGCGCCAGAACGCCGGAAGCGCTTTTGAATCGTCAGAAGCGGCACACAACCTGGAACAACAGGTCAAGAAGCTTTCGTTGATGGTCAATAAGTTCAAGCTGGAGGGCGAACCGGCAGCCACAGCGGCCTAAGCCCCGCAATTCGAATCAGCGCATCATCATGATAACGGGTCGTCGGCAATTTCCAACTCCCTCACCCTGAGTTCCTCACCGGCAAGCTGCTCTATCCCGTATTCGCCACAGGCCGGGCATGGGTCGAACAATGATTTCCGGCTAAACTCCAGGCCACAGGCGGTACATCGACCGACTCCTTCAATGGCA from Geoanaerobacter pelophilus includes the following:
- a CDS encoding methyl-accepting chemotaxis protein → MKTKASTVADPIRGIRVHDEIQKLAEAMMNGELDKRGDCSCYRGEDAELIGLVNRMLDTLVTPLRVAAGAIDEIAHGRIPPFIIDDYKGEYDSIKRNLNTLLATLYGLHSETRNLIVSIEEGKLMTRGNNWDFEGIWNDLIGGVNGTLDAVTHPVSEASDVLGRLAGYDLSARMRGHYHGDHAVIKKAMNTTAEALHSAISQVSETVELVSDVGNRITKSSQSVSSGAAEQERQLSETSQNLVHMAAASTNSARNTDVARQTAQSAADSVTTAKESMERMLEAMADIRSSADNTAVIVQEIEAIAKETDTLSTSAADKAVRVRSSAGGFGVVANEIRNLSMRCETAAAKMEDFRKNIRLDASLDPSETGRFMDEFQYLIDDLDNIAMLSNLLGVNAAIEAAHVEGAGNDFEVLTDEIRQLARRSTDAAKRTDNLIQNSVVLSRKGEALSREIDGHLAGAVEGAYTIGSLTEEMSLASQDQASGIEQINRAVAQINEVTRQNAGSAFESSEAAHNLEQQVKKLSLMVNKFKLEGEPAATAA